A stretch of Episyrphus balteatus chromosome 2, idEpiBalt1.1, whole genome shotgun sequence DNA encodes these proteins:
- the LOC129912507 gene encoding cytosolic purine 5'-nucleotidase isoform X4 has protein sequence MSDASFETSAPTSPGQTAVKKYYRKTAHRIFVNRSLHLENIKFYGFDMDYTLAEYKSPQYETLGFDLVKEHMVSMGYPKEILQFEYDPSFPVRGLWFDTLYGNLLKMDAYGNILVCVHGFVFLKHSQVYELYPNKFLKLDESRVYVLNTLFNLPETYLLACLIDFFTNSKEYIRDKTGVKAGELFMSFKSIFQDVRRAVDYVHLQGDLKKKTTENLDMYVKKDSRLPMVLSRIRDSGAKVFLLTNSDYRFTDKIMSYLFDFPHGAKENEPHRNWKTYFDVIVVDARKPLFFDEGTILRQVDTTTGALKIGTHIGPLQQGQVYSGGSCDVFTSLINAKGKDVLYIGDHIFGDILKSKKIRGWRTFLIVPELVQELHVWTDKCQFFAELQQLDIMLGDMYKNLDSSTKEKPDISNLRTSIRDVTHKMDLAYGMMGSLFRSGSRQTFFSSQVVRYADLYAATFLNLIYYPFSYMFRAPAMLLPHESTVTHEQRFSMGAPMIQRSRAKGPEEDGEPKPATSGSVSNDGLVLVDKNLLGVESLPALPLPHARPETPRTVTHTHDEDCSDEESDHNTKSDQRQTDSP, from the exons AGTACAAATCACCTCAATATGAAACGCTTGGATTTGATTTGGTTAAAGAGCATATGGTCAGCATGGGCTATCCAAAGGAGATTCTACAATTTGAATACGATCCTTCATTTCCGGTACGTGGCTTGTGGTTTGACACACTCTAtggtaatttattgaaaatggatGCCTATGGAAATATTCTTGTATGTGTTCAtggatttgtatttttaaaaca TTCCCAAGTCTATGAATTGTatccaaataaatttttaaaattggacGAATCACGTGTTTATGTTTTAAATACACTTTTCAATTTGCCAGAAACATATTTGTTAGCATGTTTGATTGATTTCTTCACCAATAGCAAGGAATATATCAG agACAAAACCGGAGTTAAAGCTGGCGAATTATTTATGTCCTTCAAATCGATCTTCCAAGATGTTCGACGAGCTGTTGACTATGTACATCTTCAAGGAGACTTAAAGAAGAAAACCACTGAA aactTAGATATGTACGTTAAAAAGGATTCAAGGCTTCCAATGGTATTGTCTCGCATCCGTGATTCGGGTGCTAAAGTTTTCTTGCTGACAAACAGTGACTACAGATTTACCGACAAAATAATGTCATACTTGTTTGATTTTCCACATGGAGCCAAAGAAAATGAGCCCCATCGCAATTGGAAAACTTATTTCGATGTGATTGTTGTTGATGCTAGGAAACCATTGTTTTTCGATGAAGGAACAATTTTAAGACAGGTTGATACAACAACTGGAGCATTAAAGATTGGTACTCATATTGGACCACTTCAACAGGGACAG gtatattcAGGTGGTTCATGTGATGTTTTTACTTCTTTAATCAACGCCAAGGGCAAAGATGTCCTCTATATTGGTGATCACATATTTGGTGATATCTTGAAGAGTAAAAAAATTCGAGGCTGGAGGACATTTTTAATTGTCCCTGAGTTGGTTCAGGAACTGCATGTGTGGACtgataaatgtcaattttttgcTGAATTACAGCAATTGGATATTATGTTGGGTGATATGTACAA aaacCTCGACTCGAGTACAAAGGAAAAACCCGACATATCCAATCTTCGAACAAGCATTCGTGATGTGACGCACAAAATGGATTTAGCTTATGGTATGATGGGCTCTCTATTCCGTTCGGGCTCCAGACAGACATTCTTTTCAAGTCAAGTCGTTAGATACGCTGACTTGTATGCGGCAACTTTcctcaatttaatttattatccaTTCTCGTATATGTTCCGGGCGCCAGCCATGCTATTGCCCCACGAATCGACAGTAACGCATGAACAACGTTTTAGTATGGGAGCACCAATGATACAAAGATCCAGAGCAAAGGGTCCCGAAGAAGATGGAGAACCGAAACCTGCTACTTCGGGTAGTGTCTCAAATGATGGATTAGTTCTTGTGGATAAGAAT cttctTGGAGTTGAATCATTACCTGCATTGCCATTACCTCATGCTCGACCAGAAACACCCCGAACTGTAACTCATACCCATGACGAAGATTGTTCGGATGAAGAAAGCGATCACAATACCAAATCTGACCAACGTCAAACAGATTCTCCTTGA
- the LOC129910886 gene encoding transferrin encodes MFALKLIQTVLVLALAAVCCCSAGSVQNEQIYKMCVPEKFYQDCLDLLKDPSEAGIHMECVKGRDRLECLDLINQRKADVLAADPEDMYVAYHKKNEDYKVISEFRTQVEKDAEFRYEGVILVKKNSNIHSLKELQGAKSCHTGYGRNVGYKIPITKLKNTGILKVSMDPKLSSTERELKALSDFFSQSCLVGTLSPQPEINQALRKKYSNLCALCEDPVKCNYPDKFSGYDGAIRCLDKGKGDVAFTKTSFIKKYFGMIAGTAGESTDAANFEYLCEDGTRRPITGPACSWAQRPWKGYISNTDTVKEKAALERLQTRLEKFFENGLKAENKKAASDLLIEPDLVYHNKEKVVDPKEYLERAGYKDVIERDGSAINKIRLCVGQDIEMKKCKAMLRAAYSRDIRPELECVLMDDCVKAVKESKADATVVKPGQIQTARDQHLQPLAYESIMDNKVYVVVVDPSLSKDVLMKSPVKFDANQDRARAAAALLNKKRGKSPCEAQSSPNDKMMIVKANELDSHKNMQLLCPNMEKKPITEAATCNFEAAMPRTVMVREGMDKIEKDNIVHVCSLLSEKFGGVGKLNDVFEMFGEFEEGKRNVIFNDDGKSLETEWKNTNVDEKTAMELRCGNAISKS; translated from the exons ATGTTTgctttaaaattaattcaaaccGTTCTAGTTCTAGCCTTAGCGGCTGTGTGTTGTTGTTCAGCTGGTTCTGTCCAAAATGAACAAATTT acAAAATGTGCGTTCCTGAAAAGTTCTACCAGGATTGCTTGGATCTTTTGAAAGATCCATCTGAAGCTGGTATCCATATGGAATGTGTAAAAGGACGTGATCGTTTAGAATGTTTAGATTTAATCAATCAACGTAAAGCTGATGTCTTAGCTGCCGATCCAGAGGATATGTATGTGGCTTATCACAAGAAAAACGAAGATTACAAAGTCATTTCGGAATTTAGGACACAAGTTGAAAAAGATG CCGAATTCCGTTATGAAGGTGTAATTTTAGTGAAGAAAAACTCCAACATTCACAGCTTGAAGGAGCTTCAAGGTGCCAAATCTTGCCATACTGGTTATGGAAGAAATGTTGGCTACAAA ATCCCAATTACAAAATTGAAGAATACTGGAATTTTGAAAGTATCCATGGACCCTAAGCTCTCATCTACTGAACGTGAACTCAAGGCATTATCTGACTTCTTCTCACAATCTTGCTTAGTCGGAACTTTGTCACCACAACCTGAAATTAATCAAGCTTTGA ggaaaaagTATTCAAACTTGTGCGCCTTGTGTGAAGACCCTGTTAAGTGTAACTATCCTGACAAATTCTCTGGCTATGATGGTGCTATTCGTTGTTTGGACAAAGGCAAGGGTGATGTTGCCTTCACTAAGACCTCTTTCATCAAGAAATACTTTgga ATGATTGCTGGAACAGCTGGTGAAAGTACTGATGCTGCCAACTTTGAATACCTTTGTGAAGATGGAACTCGTCGACCAATTACTGGACCAGCTTGCTCATGGGCTCAACGTCCATGGAAGGGATATATCAGTAACACTGATACTGTTAAGGAAAAGGCAGCTCTAGAACGTCTTCAGACACGTCTTGAGAAATTCTTTGAAAATGGTTTGAaggctgaaaataaaaaagctgCATCTGATCTTTTGATCGAACCTGATCTAGTCTATCACAATAAGGAAAAGGTTGTTGATCCTAAGGAATACTTGGAACGCGCTGGATACAAAGATGTTATTGAACGTGATGGAAGTGCAATTAATAAGATTAG attgtGTGTAGGTCAAGATATTGAAATGAAGAAATGCAAGGCTATGCTTCGTGCTGCTTACTCTCGGGACATCCGGCCAGAGCTTGAGTGTGTTTTGATGGATGATTGTGTTAAGGCTGTTAAGGAAAGCAAGGCTGATGCAACAGTGGTTAAACCAGGTCAAATTCAGACAGCTCGTGATCAACATTTACAGCCTTTGGCCTACGAAAGCATTATGGATAACAAGGTTTATGTTGTTGTAGTTGATCCAAGCCTTTCCAAGGATGTTCTAATGAAGAGTCCTGT CAAATTCGATGCAAATCAAGATCGTGCTCGTGCTGCTGCAgctttattgaacaaaaaacgtGGCAAGAGTCCATGTGAAGCTCAATCTAGCCcaaatgacaaaatgatgattgtCAAGGCTAATGAATTAGATAGTCACAAGAATATGCAACTTTTGTGTCCCAACATGGAAAAGAAACCAATTACTGAAGCAGCTACATGCAACTTTGAGGCAGCTATGCCAAGAACTGTAATGGTTCGTGAGGGTATGGATAAAATTGAAAAGGATAATATTGTTCATGTGTGCAGTTTGTTGTCGGAGAAATTTGGTGGTGTTGGTAAATTGAATGATGTTTTTGAGATGTTTGGCGAATTTGAGGAGGGAAAGAGAAATGTCATTTTTaat GATGATGGAAAATCACTTGAGACTGAATGGAAGAATACCAATGTTGATGAAAAGACTGCAATGGAACTTCGTTGTGGTAATGCtatttcaaaatcttaa
- the LOC129912507 gene encoding cytosolic purine 5'-nucleotidase isoform X6 — protein sequence MLTTTYERIFVNRSLHLENIKFYGFDMDYTLAEYKSPQYETLGFDLVKEHMVSMGYPKEILQFEYDPSFPVRGLWFDTLYGNLLKMDAYGNILVCVHGFVFLKHSQVYELYPNKFLKLDESRVYVLNTLFNLPETYLLACLIDFFTNSKEYIRDKTGVKAGELFMSFKSIFQDVRRAVDYVHLQGDLKKKTTENLDMYVKKDSRLPMVLSRIRDSGAKVFLLTNSDYRFTDKIMSYLFDFPHGAKENEPHRNWKTYFDVIVVDARKPLFFDEGTILRQVDTTTGALKIGTHIGPLQQGQVYSGGSCDVFTSLINAKGKDVLYIGDHIFGDILKSKKIRGWRTFLIVPELVQELHVWTDKCQFFAELQQLDIMLGDMYKNLDSSTKEKPDISNLRTSIRDVTHKMDLAYGMMGSLFRSGSRQTFFSSQVVRYADLYAATFLNLIYYPFSYMFRAPAMLLPHESTVTHEQRFSMGAPMIQRSRAKGPEEDGEPKPATSGSVSNDGLVLVDKNLLGVESLPALPLPHARPETPRTVTHTHDEDCSDEESDHNTKSDQRQTDSP from the exons AGTACAAATCACCTCAATATGAAACGCTTGGATTTGATTTGGTTAAAGAGCATATGGTCAGCATGGGCTATCCAAAGGAGATTCTACAATTTGAATACGATCCTTCATTTCCGGTACGTGGCTTGTGGTTTGACACACTCTAtggtaatttattgaaaatggatGCCTATGGAAATATTCTTGTATGTGTTCAtggatttgtatttttaaaaca TTCCCAAGTCTATGAATTGTatccaaataaatttttaaaattggacGAATCACGTGTTTATGTTTTAAATACACTTTTCAATTTGCCAGAAACATATTTGTTAGCATGTTTGATTGATTTCTTCACCAATAGCAAGGAATATATCAG agACAAAACCGGAGTTAAAGCTGGCGAATTATTTATGTCCTTCAAATCGATCTTCCAAGATGTTCGACGAGCTGTTGACTATGTACATCTTCAAGGAGACTTAAAGAAGAAAACCACTGAA aactTAGATATGTACGTTAAAAAGGATTCAAGGCTTCCAATGGTATTGTCTCGCATCCGTGATTCGGGTGCTAAAGTTTTCTTGCTGACAAACAGTGACTACAGATTTACCGACAAAATAATGTCATACTTGTTTGATTTTCCACATGGAGCCAAAGAAAATGAGCCCCATCGCAATTGGAAAACTTATTTCGATGTGATTGTTGTTGATGCTAGGAAACCATTGTTTTTCGATGAAGGAACAATTTTAAGACAGGTTGATACAACAACTGGAGCATTAAAGATTGGTACTCATATTGGACCACTTCAACAGGGACAG gtatattcAGGTGGTTCATGTGATGTTTTTACTTCTTTAATCAACGCCAAGGGCAAAGATGTCCTCTATATTGGTGATCACATATTTGGTGATATCTTGAAGAGTAAAAAAATTCGAGGCTGGAGGACATTTTTAATTGTCCCTGAGTTGGTTCAGGAACTGCATGTGTGGACtgataaatgtcaattttttgcTGAATTACAGCAATTGGATATTATGTTGGGTGATATGTACAA aaacCTCGACTCGAGTACAAAGGAAAAACCCGACATATCCAATCTTCGAACAAGCATTCGTGATGTGACGCACAAAATGGATTTAGCTTATGGTATGATGGGCTCTCTATTCCGTTCGGGCTCCAGACAGACATTCTTTTCAAGTCAAGTCGTTAGATACGCTGACTTGTATGCGGCAACTTTcctcaatttaatttattatccaTTCTCGTATATGTTCCGGGCGCCAGCCATGCTATTGCCCCACGAATCGACAGTAACGCATGAACAACGTTTTAGTATGGGAGCACCAATGATACAAAGATCCAGAGCAAAGGGTCCCGAAGAAGATGGAGAACCGAAACCTGCTACTTCGGGTAGTGTCTCAAATGATGGATTAGTTCTTGTGGATAAGAAT cttctTGGAGTTGAATCATTACCTGCATTGCCATTACCTCATGCTCGACCAGAAACACCCCGAACTGTAACTCATACCCATGACGAAGATTGTTCGGATGAAGAAAGCGATCACAATACCAAATCTGACCAACGTCAAACAGATTCTCCTTGA
- the LOC129912507 gene encoding cytosolic purine 5'-nucleotidase isoform X5 — translation MEAEIIRKFCLHRIFVNRSLHLENIKFYGFDMDYTLAEYKSPQYETLGFDLVKEHMVSMGYPKEILQFEYDPSFPVRGLWFDTLYGNLLKMDAYGNILVCVHGFVFLKHSQVYELYPNKFLKLDESRVYVLNTLFNLPETYLLACLIDFFTNSKEYIRDKTGVKAGELFMSFKSIFQDVRRAVDYVHLQGDLKKKTTENLDMYVKKDSRLPMVLSRIRDSGAKVFLLTNSDYRFTDKIMSYLFDFPHGAKENEPHRNWKTYFDVIVVDARKPLFFDEGTILRQVDTTTGALKIGTHIGPLQQGQVYSGGSCDVFTSLINAKGKDVLYIGDHIFGDILKSKKIRGWRTFLIVPELVQELHVWTDKCQFFAELQQLDIMLGDMYKNLDSSTKEKPDISNLRTSIRDVTHKMDLAYGMMGSLFRSGSRQTFFSSQVVRYADLYAATFLNLIYYPFSYMFRAPAMLLPHESTVTHEQRFSMGAPMIQRSRAKGPEEDGEPKPATSGSVSNDGLVLVDKNLLGVESLPALPLPHARPETPRTVTHTHDEDCSDEESDHNTKSDQRQTDSP, via the exons AGTACAAATCACCTCAATATGAAACGCTTGGATTTGATTTGGTTAAAGAGCATATGGTCAGCATGGGCTATCCAAAGGAGATTCTACAATTTGAATACGATCCTTCATTTCCGGTACGTGGCTTGTGGTTTGACACACTCTAtggtaatttattgaaaatggatGCCTATGGAAATATTCTTGTATGTGTTCAtggatttgtatttttaaaaca TTCCCAAGTCTATGAATTGTatccaaataaatttttaaaattggacGAATCACGTGTTTATGTTTTAAATACACTTTTCAATTTGCCAGAAACATATTTGTTAGCATGTTTGATTGATTTCTTCACCAATAGCAAGGAATATATCAG agACAAAACCGGAGTTAAAGCTGGCGAATTATTTATGTCCTTCAAATCGATCTTCCAAGATGTTCGACGAGCTGTTGACTATGTACATCTTCAAGGAGACTTAAAGAAGAAAACCACTGAA aactTAGATATGTACGTTAAAAAGGATTCAAGGCTTCCAATGGTATTGTCTCGCATCCGTGATTCGGGTGCTAAAGTTTTCTTGCTGACAAACAGTGACTACAGATTTACCGACAAAATAATGTCATACTTGTTTGATTTTCCACATGGAGCCAAAGAAAATGAGCCCCATCGCAATTGGAAAACTTATTTCGATGTGATTGTTGTTGATGCTAGGAAACCATTGTTTTTCGATGAAGGAACAATTTTAAGACAGGTTGATACAACAACTGGAGCATTAAAGATTGGTACTCATATTGGACCACTTCAACAGGGACAG gtatattcAGGTGGTTCATGTGATGTTTTTACTTCTTTAATCAACGCCAAGGGCAAAGATGTCCTCTATATTGGTGATCACATATTTGGTGATATCTTGAAGAGTAAAAAAATTCGAGGCTGGAGGACATTTTTAATTGTCCCTGAGTTGGTTCAGGAACTGCATGTGTGGACtgataaatgtcaattttttgcTGAATTACAGCAATTGGATATTATGTTGGGTGATATGTACAA aaacCTCGACTCGAGTACAAAGGAAAAACCCGACATATCCAATCTTCGAACAAGCATTCGTGATGTGACGCACAAAATGGATTTAGCTTATGGTATGATGGGCTCTCTATTCCGTTCGGGCTCCAGACAGACATTCTTTTCAAGTCAAGTCGTTAGATACGCTGACTTGTATGCGGCAACTTTcctcaatttaatttattatccaTTCTCGTATATGTTCCGGGCGCCAGCCATGCTATTGCCCCACGAATCGACAGTAACGCATGAACAACGTTTTAGTATGGGAGCACCAATGATACAAAGATCCAGAGCAAAGGGTCCCGAAGAAGATGGAGAACCGAAACCTGCTACTTCGGGTAGTGTCTCAAATGATGGATTAGTTCTTGTGGATAAGAAT cttctTGGAGTTGAATCATTACCTGCATTGCCATTACCTCATGCTCGACCAGAAACACCCCGAACTGTAACTCATACCCATGACGAAGATTGTTCGGATGAAGAAAGCGATCACAATACCAAATCTGACCAACGTCAAACAGATTCTCCTTGA